The following are from one region of the Candidatus Dadabacteria bacterium genome:
- a CDS encoding agmatine deiminase family protein, which yields MSDSHAVRYRLPAEWEPHGATWLVWPQNTRDWPGKFQKIKFVYRKIVSHLLESEKVRIIVNPGETRKHVKSFLKKESVDLANVEFYECPTNRSWIRDSGPFFVREDSAEPSILDFRFNGWAKYHDWENDDLVPGFIAETLGIDLLSPNRLGKKIVLEGGSIDVNGKGSLITTEQCLLSLDKQARNPSFEKKDYEEIFSEYLGATNVLWLSEGIEGDDTNGHVDDICRFIDPSTVVLSLEDSPEDPNCSPLRENLEILQDLRLEDGGKIEVVPLPMPSPLFFDGERLPATYANFYISNEKVLVPTYNDPKDREALGILSELFPAKRVVGIDCVDLAWGFGAIHCMTKEEPVR from the coding sequence TTGAGTGACTCGCACGCGGTTCGCTACAGACTTCCAGCTGAATGGGAGCCTCACGGCGCCACATGGCTCGTGTGGCCGCAGAACACAAGGGACTGGCCGGGAAAATTCCAGAAGATAAAATTTGTTTACCGCAAGATCGTAAGCCACCTTTTAGAATCGGAGAAAGTAAGAATAATCGTCAATCCCGGAGAAACCCGGAAGCACGTTAAGAGTTTTCTCAAAAAAGAATCAGTTGACCTTGCCAACGTAGAGTTTTACGAGTGCCCGACCAACAGGTCCTGGATACGGGACTCAGGACCTTTTTTCGTAAGGGAAGATTCCGCAGAGCCAAGCATTCTGGATTTCAGGTTTAACGGATGGGCAAAATACCACGACTGGGAAAACGACGACCTGGTCCCGGGATTCATCGCCGAAACCCTCGGTATTGACCTGTTAAGTCCAAACCGCCTCGGAAAGAAAATCGTTCTTGAGGGCGGAAGCATTGATGTAAACGGAAAAGGTTCTCTCATCACGACAGAGCAGTGCCTTTTAAGCTTGGATAAACAGGCAAGAAACCCTTCCTTCGAGAAAAAAGACTACGAGGAGATATTTTCCGAGTACCTAGGCGCAACGAATGTTCTTTGGCTGAGCGAAGGAATTGAAGGGGATGACACAAACGGTCATGTCGACGATATATGCCGGTTTATCGACCCCTCGACCGTTGTTTTATCTCTAGAGGACAGTCCCGAAGATCCGAACTGCTCACCGCTTCGCGAAAACCTCGAGATACTCCAAGACCTTAGACTCGAGGACGGGGGGAAAATCGAGGTCGTGCCTCTTCCGATGCCCTCCCCTCTTTTTTTTGACGGCGAGAGGCTTCCGGCGACTTACGCCAATTTCTATATCTCAAACGAAAAGGTTCTAGTTCCCACCTATAACGACCCGAAGGACCGTGAGGCACTCGGCATACTGTCGGAGCTTTTTCCCGCAAAGCGTGTCGTGGGAATAGACTGTGTTGATCTTGCGTGGGGATTCGGAGCTATTCACTGCATGACAAAAGAAGAGCCTGTCCGCTAA
- a CDS encoding acyl-CoA dehydrogenase: MRKLPSRMQTKLYKEHLFPEETREIRQKVRAFAEKEVFPLARDIGEKKERNRNFPRRLFRKMAAEGFFRIPFSKEDGGLGLSYPACGAAVMAEELAYISASVAGTINAHFLLSGKTLAMGSPHIKEKYLAPALDGTSVASFAMTEPQSGSDVRTESLVTKARKKGKKYIINGRKRYITNAGVADFVTLLASVGGDKSIMIVVDLDSPGCSVSAPDKKLGNRGELTYDIYLEDVEVPRENLIGKEGDGLRVAVNSLLYGRTGIGASGVGMAQSAFDECIEFMNQREVFGKKIADFQYWQFLLAQRAVEIENARNLYLKAALCLDKGDPFPTFETSAAKYYGSEISVTMARDAVQIFGGLGLMVELAHDSSTYKVEEIYRDSKVGEIYEGTNEIHKMIIARSIFGRR; this comes from the coding sequence ATGCGCAAGTTACCCTCAAGAATGCAGACCAAGCTTTACAAGGAGCACCTTTTTCCCGAGGAGACGAGGGAGATTAGACAGAAGGTGAGGGCCTTTGCGGAAAAAGAGGTTTTTCCACTGGCCCGGGATATAGGAGAGAAAAAAGAGAGAAACAGGAACTTTCCCCGCAGGCTTTTCAGGAAAATGGCGGCCGAAGGGTTTTTCCGGATTCCGTTTTCAAAGGAAGACGGGGGACTTGGCCTCTCCTACCCCGCATGCGGAGCTGCGGTCATGGCCGAGGAACTGGCCTACATAAGCGCTAGCGTGGCGGGAACGATAAATGCCCACTTTCTGCTCTCGGGAAAGACCTTAGCCATGGGCTCCCCCCACATAAAGGAAAAATATCTCGCTCCTGCCCTCGACGGAACTTCCGTGGCATCGTTTGCGATGACCGAGCCCCAGTCAGGTTCTGACGTAAGGACCGAGTCTCTCGTAACGAAAGCCAGGAAAAAGGGCAAAAAATACATTATAAATGGCCGCAAGCGCTACATAACAAACGCCGGAGTGGCGGATTTCGTTACCCTGCTCGCAAGCGTGGGAGGAGACAAATCCATAATGATAGTGGTCGATCTTGATTCGCCGGGTTGTTCCGTGAGCGCTCCGGATAAAAAACTCGGAAACAGGGGGGAGCTTACCTACGACATATATCTTGAGGATGTGGAGGTGCCCCGGGAAAATCTCATAGGGAAGGAAGGAGACGGCCTCCGAGTGGCGGTCAACTCTCTTCTTTACGGAAGGACCGGGATCGGGGCAAGCGGAGTGGGGATGGCTCAGTCGGCGTTTGATGAGTGCATAGAGTTCATGAACCAAAGGGAGGTTTTTGGAAAGAAGATAGCGGATTTTCAATACTGGCAGTTTCTGCTGGCGCAAAGGGCGGTGGAGATAGAAAACGCGAGAAACTTGTATCTGAAAGCCGCGCTCTGCCTTGACAAGGGGGATCCTTTCCCAACATTCGAGACATCCGCCGCCAAGTACTACGGCTCGGAAATAAGCGTTACCATGGCCCGTGACGCGGTTCAGATATTTGGAGGCCTCGGGCTCATGGTGGAACTCGCCCACGACTCCTCCACCTACAAGGTTGAAGAGATTTACAGGGATTCGAAGGTCGGGGAGATATACGAGGGTACAAACGAGATACACAAGATGATAATAGCGAGATCTATTTTCGGAAGGAGGTAG
- a CDS encoding M3 family oligoendopeptidase: protein MDMAKAEDVRWDLGDLYEGISDPRLEKDFERISARADRFEEKYRGKIKSSSLTAGKLAEAVRELEHLSEGIGKILSFAYLLFATDTRNPETGAFRSSMQQKATEVQRKLIFFYVEWVSVPKKRAKKLLNNPKLSGYRHFLEQERQYRDHTLSEPEEKILQEKSNTGQKAFSRLFDEVVNNIQFRVRLSGKVERLNQSRTLSLLYDPDRKKRKTAWSGLTRGLKENSHVLTYIFNTLVNDHSINDRLRSYEDPMSARHLSNEISHGAVNTLLESCEQSFGFVRRYYSLKRELLGYRRFYDYDRYAPLGSEREQVPWEKAKEIVLSSFGEFSSKMKKTASLFFEKNWIDAELRDGKRGGAFSHGTVPSVHPYVFTNYTGKPRDVMVLAHELGHGVHQYLSRRQGYLQAHTPLTTAETASVFAEMLVFHRLKEVETEREGRLILVAEKLEDIMATVFRQAVLTRFEQNLHRERREKGELATPRINELWIEANRQMFGDSVTLTENYSYWWLYIPHFIHSPFYCYAYSFGELLTLALYGMFLERGRSFVPDYMRLLRSGGSASPAQLLSGVGVDINNPDFWQSGLNVIGAMVDEVEELSGLG, encoded by the coding sequence ATGGACATGGCGAAAGCAGAAGACGTAAGGTGGGATCTTGGAGACCTTTACGAAGGAATTTCTGATCCCCGCTTGGAGAAGGATTTCGAGAGAATATCGGCGCGTGCCGACAGGTTTGAGGAAAAGTACAGGGGCAAGATAAAGTCTTCTTCGCTTACTGCGGGGAAACTCGCGGAAGCGGTAAGGGAGCTTGAGCACTTATCGGAGGGAATCGGAAAAATACTTTCCTTTGCCTACCTTCTTTTCGCTACCGACACTCGGAACCCCGAAACCGGTGCCTTTCGCTCGTCAATGCAGCAGAAGGCGACTGAAGTTCAGAGAAAGCTTATCTTCTTTTACGTAGAGTGGGTTTCAGTTCCCAAGAAAAGGGCGAAGAAACTACTGAATAACCCGAAACTTTCGGGATACAGACATTTCCTTGAGCAGGAAAGACAGTACAGAGACCACACCCTCTCGGAACCCGAGGAAAAAATACTTCAGGAAAAATCAAACACTGGACAGAAGGCGTTTTCAAGGCTTTTTGATGAGGTGGTGAACAATATCCAGTTTCGTGTGAGGCTTTCGGGCAAGGTCGAGAGGCTGAACCAGTCCCGGACTCTTTCCCTTCTCTACGATCCGGACAGAAAGAAGAGAAAGACGGCCTGGTCCGGTCTTACCAGAGGACTTAAGGAAAACTCGCACGTGCTTACCTATATATTCAACACGCTTGTAAACGACCACTCGATAAACGACAGGCTTAGGAGCTACGAAGATCCCATGTCGGCGCGGCATCTCAGCAACGAGATATCCCACGGGGCTGTGAACACGCTTCTTGAATCGTGCGAGCAGAGTTTTGGATTCGTAAGGCGCTATTACAGCCTTAAAAGAGAACTTCTCGGATACCGCAGGTTCTACGACTACGATCGCTACGCTCCACTGGGCTCAGAGAGGGAACAGGTGCCGTGGGAGAAGGCAAAGGAGATCGTACTTTCTTCGTTCGGAGAGTTTTCTTCCAAGATGAAAAAGACTGCATCTTTGTTTTTCGAGAAAAACTGGATAGATGCCGAACTTCGGGACGGAAAAAGAGGAGGTGCCTTCAGTCACGGAACGGTTCCCAGCGTGCATCCCTACGTCTTTACAAACTACACCGGAAAACCCAGGGACGTGATGGTCTTGGCCCATGAACTCGGTCACGGAGTGCACCAGTATCTCTCGAGGCGCCAAGGATATCTCCAGGCCCACACACCTCTTACCACTGCCGAGACCGCGAGCGTTTTTGCTGAGATGCTCGTGTTTCATCGGTTAAAAGAGGTGGAGACGGAGAGGGAAGGCAGGCTGATTCTGGTAGCGGAGAAACTTGAGGACATAATGGCCACGGTTTTCAGACAAGCGGTGCTTACAAGATTCGAGCAGAACTTGCACCGCGAAAGAAGAGAGAAAGGGGAGCTTGCGACCCCGAGGATAAACGAGCTTTGGATTGAGGCCAACCGGCAGATGTTCGGAGATTCTGTCACCCTCACCGAAAACTACTCTTACTGGTGGCTCTACATCCCCCATTTCATACACTCCCCATTTTACTGCTATGCGTACTCCTTCGGCGAACTGCTTACCCTCGCTCTCTACGGAATGTTTCTGGAGCGGGGAAGATCTTTCGTTCCCGATTACATGCGGCTTCTCCGCTCTGGGGGAAGCGCTTCTCCGGCACAGCTTCTCTCGGGGGTAGGAGTGGATATAAACAACCCCGATTTCTGGCAGTCAGGACTTAACGTAATAGGCGCGATGGTGGACGAGGTCGAGGAACTCTCGGGACTTGGATGA
- a CDS encoding addiction module toxin RelE, with the protein MARPLRPEYPGAIYYVSSVGNRGQSVFQNSADGNAWIEILEGVCGRFGCRCFGYCLMSDGYHLVIETPKPNLSKAVRQLNGVYTQRSNRLHDTDGHVFRGRYKSIVVEKERYLLPLMTHIFLLPLRAGFVKHPNQFKWSSCRYLYRKDEAPEYIDLEWFSEGFSSDTDSFDEFWEENRSRDVISETRKQIYLGDDKFIELVQKKTKKGPHSKDIPRYQVTKPASSVLNGLERSGHSRDEAIAKTYLTGDYTLREVADAVSVHYSVVSKIVSEYEKSSTRPQ; encoded by the coding sequence ATGGCAAGACCCTTAAGACCGGAATACCCAGGAGCGATCTATTACGTCTCCTCCGTAGGAAACAGGGGGCAGAGCGTCTTTCAGAACTCGGCCGACGGCAACGCGTGGATAGAAATTCTTGAGGGAGTATGCGGAAGGTTCGGCTGTCGCTGCTTCGGCTACTGCCTTATGTCCGACGGATACCATCTCGTCATTGAAACCCCGAAGCCTAACCTCTCAAAAGCCGTAAGACAGTTAAACGGAGTTTACACCCAGCGCTCAAACAGGCTGCACGACACAGACGGCCATGTTTTCCGGGGAAGGTATAAATCCATAGTCGTTGAAAAGGAGAGATACCTTCTGCCGCTTATGACCCACATTTTTCTCCTGCCGCTTCGAGCCGGCTTCGTAAAACATCCGAACCAGTTTAAATGGAGCAGCTGCAGGTATCTCTACAGAAAAGATGAAGCGCCTGAATATATCGACCTTGAATGGTTCTCCGAGGGCTTCTCCTCGGACACAGACAGTTTTGATGAATTTTGGGAGGAGAACCGTTCTCGCGACGTGATCTCGGAGACTCGAAAGCAGATATATCTCGGCGATGACAAATTCATAGAGCTTGTGCAGAAAAAAACCAAGAAAGGACCCCACTCAAAAGATATTCCCAGGTATCAGGTCACAAAACCCGCATCAAGCGTCTTAAACGGTCTCGAGCGAAGCGGGCATTCAAGGGACGAGGCCATAGCAAAGACCTATCTAACCGGGGACTACACGCTAAGGGAGGTCGCAGACGCAGTCTCCGTTCACTACTCGGTTGTAAGCAAAATCGTAAGCGAGTACGAAAAAAGCTCCACCCGCCCGCAGTAA
- a CDS encoding methylated-DNA--[protein]-cysteine S-methyltransferase encodes MSFFRSDPQTHMEKFKKTWQNPKNCRDEGKTAEALREVLFSPERRPPTILLLGTQFQLRVWEKLLEVKEGETLSYSDLARSIGKPAAVRAVSNAVAGNPVAYLVPCHRVIGKTGDLHGYRWGLDIKRAILEYEGVSTV; translated from the coding sequence ATGAGTTTTTTCCGCTCCGACCCGCAGACCCATATGGAAAAGTTCAAGAAGACATGGCAGAACCCGAAGAACTGTAGAGATGAAGGGAAGACGGCCGAGGCATTGCGGGAAGTGCTTTTCTCTCCGGAAAGACGGCCACCTACTATACTGCTTCTTGGGACGCAGTTTCAGCTCAGGGTCTGGGAAAAACTGCTGGAAGTCAAAGAGGGAGAAACCCTGTCCTATTCAGATCTCGCGAGGTCGATCGGAAAGCCGGCAGCCGTAAGAGCCGTTTCGAACGCTGTGGCTGGAAACCCGGTTGCTTACCTGGTGCCGTGCCACCGCGTCATAGGCAAAACGGGGGACCTTCACGGTTACCGCTGGGGTCTGGACATAAAAAGGGCGATTCTTGAATACGAGGGCGTGAGCACAGTCTAG
- a CDS encoding LLM class flavin-dependent oxidoreductase yields the protein MSSTGIVVPYWADVKKDDLTYFSKLAENLGYHSIWVPEMWGRDAFSLISHMASVTEKIKLATGIISVYSRSPALIAQSAATMDEYCGGRLILGLGISSVYLNEYWHGTKFERPIRRTLECVEIIRTIIAGKRVNYDGEIFRLRNFRLLFEPLRSEIPIYIASMGPKNIELTSRVADGWIPYLCPVSLINERKKVLASGEREITVAPFLPAMVSDDRSESREIVREFVALYVCSMGDYYHKLVSSYGFGEEADRAKKLWRDNRAKAIKSISDELIDLVSVSGSPDEGRESLRAFAENSDLPILMFPYNASKEQMVFAMKALAP from the coding sequence TTGTCTTCGACGGGGATCGTCGTGCCCTACTGGGCGGACGTAAAAAAAGATGATCTTACCTATTTTTCGAAACTGGCCGAGAACCTAGGATATCATTCGATCTGGGTTCCCGAGATGTGGGGGCGTGACGCGTTCTCCCTTATATCCCACATGGCTTCGGTCACGGAGAAAATCAAACTGGCCACGGGAATCATCTCAGTCTACAGCAGAAGCCCAGCGCTTATCGCTCAGAGCGCCGCAACTATGGATGAGTATTGCGGGGGAAGACTGATTCTCGGCTTGGGAATAAGCAGTGTTTACCTGAATGAATACTGGCACGGCACAAAATTCGAGAGACCTATCCGCCGAACGCTTGAATGCGTCGAGATAATAAGAACGATAATCGCGGGAAAAAGGGTTAACTACGACGGGGAGATCTTCAGGCTCAGAAACTTCAGGCTTCTTTTCGAACCGCTTCGAAGCGAGATTCCTATATACATAGCGTCCATGGGACCGAAGAACATCGAGCTTACCTCCCGTGTCGCAGACGGCTGGATTCCCTATCTCTGCCCCGTGAGTCTCATAAACGAGAGGAAGAAAGTACTCGCTTCCGGCGAAAGAGAAATAACGGTAGCTCCGTTTTTACCGGCAATGGTTTCCGATGACCGAAGCGAATCAAGGGAAATCGTAAGAGAGTTCGTGGCTCTCTACGTATGCTCCATGGGAGATTACTACCACAAGCTTGTGAGCAGCTACGGATTCGGAGAGGAAGCGGACAGGGCAAAAAAACTCTGGCGCGATAACAGAGCAAAAGCAATAAAAAGCATAAGCGACGAACTGATTGACCTTGTTTCCGTGAGCGGATCCCCGGATGAGGGAAGAGAGAGCCTCAGGGCGTTCGCCGAGAACTCCGATCTTCCTATTTTAATGTTTCCCTACAACGCCTCGAAGGAGCAGATGGTCTTTGCCATGAAGGCGCTTGCGCCTTGA